CATGGTTTATGACTTATACCTTTTATTACTTTACCAGTGCTAAAGCGCCTGTTTATTTACCGGGCGCCCCATATTTTATCGCTTCGGCATTAATGCTTTTAAGCGCTATATTAGCTGTACGTAGTTTTAAGAAAAAATAACACAAATGCCCCCGCTAAACCTTTATACCTTTAAGGACACGTAATTTTATGAATAAACCTGTTGGTGAGGGCAAAGCTGCGTTAGGATTTATATTTGTTACTCTGTTTATTGATGTGCTTGGTTTAGGTATCATCATCCCTATTCTTCCAAAATTATTAGAGCAATTAGGGCATATCGACTTAAGTATGGCCAGTCAATACAGCGGCTACCTTACATTTACCTATGCATCTATGCAGTTTGTTTTTGCACCGGTATTGGGCAATTTAAGCGACAGATTTGGGCGCAGGCCGGTGTTGCTATTGAGTTTATTCGGTTTCGGGGTCGACTATTTGTTTATGGCCTTTGCTCCCACCATTATATGGCTTTTTGTAGGCCGTTTTATTGCGGGCATAGCTGGTGCAAGCACAACAACTGCCACTGCCTATATTGCCGATGTAAGCACCGGAGACAAGCGCGCTGCTAACTTTGGTTTAATTGGCGCGGCTACAGGACTCGGGTTTATATTGGGCATAGGTATGGGTGGCTTTTTGGGTACCTTAAATATAAAGCTGCCTTTTATGGTTGCCGCCGGTTTGGCATTTTTAAACGCCATATATGGTTACTTTATATTACCCGAATCATTATCATTAGAAAACCGCAGAAAATTTGAATGGAAACGCGCAAACCCTGTTGGGTCGTTGTTGCGTTTAAGGCATTACTCAAGGGCTGTAAGTACTTTAATTACTGCCTACACACTGGTTTATATTGGCCAAAAGGCTATTGAAAGTACCCTGCCTTTTTACCTGCTCGAAAAATTTAAATGGTCGTTACACAGTATAAGTTTACTGGGAATATTTATTGGCGTATTAATAGCCGGTATACAGGGCGGCCTGGTGCGCTGGGCCATACCAAAATTTGGGTTAAAGCGCAATATCATGTCGGGTATAACTTTTTATGGTATAGGCTTAATACTCATTGCCTTTAATAATACCGGCTGGTTAATGTATTTGTTTATGATCCCTTATTGCCTGGGGGGCATAGGCGGTACCGCGTTACAGGGCTTTATATCCGAACATGTACCCGCTAACGAACAAGGTGAGCTGCAGGGCGCGCTTACCAGCCTTTCAAGCGTTACCAATGTGGTGGGGCCATTGATCATGACTACCCTATTTCATCATTTTACCATACCCGGTGCTTCGGTTTATTTCCCCGGCGCGCCATTTTTAATGGGGGCTATTTTAATGGCAGTAAGTATTATTTTAGCCTATCGGAGCTTTAAAAAGAAAGCACCAAAAAAGTTATTGGTGCAAACTACTCCA
This portion of the Inquilinus sp. KBS0705 genome encodes:
- a CDS encoding TCR/Tet family MFS transporter; amino-acid sequence: MNKPVGEGKAALGFIFVTLFIDVLGLGIIIPILPKLLEQLGHIDLSMASQYSGYLTFTYASMQFVFAPVLGNLSDRFGRRPVLLLSLFGFGVDYLFMAFAPTIIWLFVGRFIAGIAGASTTTATAYIADVSTGDKRAANFGLIGAATGLGFILGIGMGGFLGTLNIKLPFMVAAGLAFLNAIYGYFILPESLSLENRRKFEWKRANPVGSLLRLRHYSRAVSTLITAYTLVYIGQKAIESTLPFYLLEKFKWSLHSISLLGIFIGVLIAGIQGGLVRWAIPKFGLKRNIMSGITFYGIGLILIAFNNTGWLMYLFMIPYCLGGIGGTALQGFISEHVPANEQGELQGALTSLSSVTNVVGPLIMTTLFHHFTIPGASVYFPGAPFLMGAILMAVSIILAYRSFKKKAPKKLLVQTTPGH